TGGCTAGAGTGGACGGCATGGCTGACAGCGCGGACGAGAAGAAGCCGGTGACGCCGCGTCACTCATCGACGGTGATGCTGCTCCGGGACACGCTCAGCGGACCGGAGGTCTATGTGCAGGAGCGGGCCAGCACCATGGCCTTCTGCGCGGAGATGACCGTCTTCCCCGGCGGCGGGGTCGACTCCCGTGACATGCCGGGGGACGTCGACGGAGACGGGCAGCCGTCACCGGAGATCCGGTGGCAGGGCCAGTCCACGACGTGGTGGGCCGAGCGGCTCGCGACCACACCCGAGATCGCCCGCGCGCTGGTCTGCGCGGCGGTCCGTGAGACCTTCGAGGAATCCGGGACGCTGCTCGCCGCCCACGCCGACGGGTCGCCGGTGACGGACACCACCCCCTACCTGTCGCAGCGGGCGGACCTGGAGCACCACCGCCTCGCCTTCACCGACTTCATGGACCAGCACGATCTCACGCTGCGCAGTGACCTGCTGCGGCCGTGGGCGAACTGGGTGACCCCGGAATCCCAGCCGATCCGCTATGACACGGCCTTCTTCGTCGCCGCGATGCCCAAGGGGCAGCAGGCCCACGGTGATACGCGGGAGGCGACCTCGACCGGCTGGTTCCGCCCGGGCACGCTGCTCGACGGCTGGCGCAACCGGAAGATCAACCTCATGCCCCCGACCTGGGCACAGCTGCGGATGCTCGACACGTTCCGCACCGTCCGCGAGGTGATGGAGTTCGCGGCCGGGGTGAAGGTCGACCCGGTGACCGAGGAACCGGTCGACGTCCCCTACATGGCCGAGTACTATCTGCTGGAGACCCGGATGTACGGCTACCCGGAGCGGGTCTTCGCCCCCGGGATGAAGTTCGCCGTGGACCCGGACGATCTGCCGCGGCACCCCTACGAGGGCTGAGCGGGACCACTGTGGCTTTCTCCGTCGACGACGTCGCCTGGTTGACGTCGCATCCGGACGCCGTCGTCGCGGCGTCCGGTCTCAGTTTCTCCGCCGCGGACACGGTGCGGGACACCGCCACCCTGCGTGACGCCTACGGCGACCGGGCGCGGGTGCTCGCTGAACTGGTGACCGCCCGGCGCCGGGGCAAGGTCCCGGCCGACTGGCTGGTGTGCTCCGACTCGGCGCAGCAGGCGACCCCGGCGGCCGTCGCGGCGGTCCGCGCCCGGCATCTCGCGGCGGTGGCACCGGGCGCGGTGGTCTTCGACGCGACCTGCTCGGTGGGGACCGAGCTGGCGCACCTGGCTGACCCGGCGTGGGGGTTCGGCCTCGTCGCCGGCGGCGACCTGGATCCGGCGCGCCTGGCGATGGCCCACCACAATCTGCCGGAGATTCCGCTGGTGCGGGCGGACGCGACCCGGCCTGCGGTGCGCGCCGATGTCGTCGTCGCCGATCCCGCCCGCCGGACGGCCCGGGGCCGGATCCGGGACCCGAAGGATCTCATTCCGCCGCTGCCGGACCTGCTCGAGGCCTGGCGTACCGTCCGGGGGCCGGGTGGCGGTCCCACCGGAACCGCGGTGAAGTGTGCCCCGGGCATCGACTACTCGGAGTGGGAGGGGCAGGTCGACATCGTCAGCCTGGCCGGCTCCTCTGGCGCCGGCGGGGGAGTGAAGGAGGCGTGCCTCTATTCCCCGGGACTGTCGGTGGTCGACCGTCGTGCCGTGGTGGTGGGGCAGGACCGTACCGTCGAGCTGACGTCCGCGGATGCGGAGTCCGACGCGGTGGCCCCGGTCGGCCGCTACATCCTGGACCCGGACGGGGCGGTGGTGCGCGCCGGGCTGGTGACGCAGTATGCGGCGGCGTTGGGCTGGTGGCGGCTCGACCCGCACATCGCCTACCTGTCCGGCGACACGGTCCCGGCGCCGGCGGACATGGTGCCGGGTCAGCGGGTCTTCGAGGTGGTGGACACGGTGCCGCTGAAGAAGCTGAAGGCGGCGCTCGCCGCGGCGACGGCGGGGCTGTCCGCGGCGGAGACCGGTGGCCGGGGTGCGACGAGCCTGGAGATCCTGGTGCGCGGGGCGGACGTGGACCCCGATGCACTGCGGAAGAAGATGCGGCCGGTCCTGACCCGTGGGGGTGGTGGATCGCTGACCGTCGTGATCGCGAGGATCGGACGGTCCCCGGTCGCGGTCGTGACCCGGCAGGTACACCCGCGGGGGTAGTGATAAAAATATTTTTATCTTGGGTCGTCGGGAAACGTGCAGGTTATCGCGGTCATGATACGGTGTTTCGCTAGGTGAAACGAGCTGGATTCCGGGGTGTGCCCTGCGTCACGCCGCTGCGAATGTAGACTGACCACCGAGAAATCGCACCCTACGGCAGGAAGGCCAACGAATGTCGAACATCGTGGTTCTGGTCAAGCAGGTGCCGGACACCTACTCCGAGCGCAAGCTGACCGATGACGACTTCACTCTCGACCGGGAGGGCGCAGACGCCATCCTCGACGAGATCAACGAGAACGCCGTCGAGGCGGCGCTGCAGCTCAGGGAAGCCGACGGATCCCGCAACATCGTCGTCATCTCCGTCGGTCCCGAGCGCGCCACGGAGGCACTGCGCAAGGCCCTCTCCCTCGGCGCCGACGAGGCCATCCTCGTCACCGACGAGGCGCTCGCCGGTTCCGACGCACTGGGCACCGCCTGGACCCTGTCCAACGCGCTGAACCTCGTCGACGACATCGAGCTCATCATCACCGGTAACGCCTCCACCGACGGTGGCGCCGGCGCGGTCCCCGGACTGCTCTCCGAGTACCGCCAGATCCCCGCCCTGACCCACCTGCGCAGCCTCGAGGTCACCGCGGACAAGGTCTCCGGCGAGCGGGTCACCGAGGACGGCGTGTTCACCGTCGAGGCCCCGAAG
This is a stretch of genomic DNA from Corynebacterium nuruki S6-4. It encodes these proteins:
- a CDS encoding electron transfer flavoprotein subunit beta/FixA family protein, which gives rise to MSNIVVLVKQVPDTYSERKLTDDDFTLDREGADAILDEINENAVEAALQLREADGSRNIVVISVGPERATEALRKALSLGADEAILVTDEALAGSDALGTAWTLSNALNLVDDIELIITGNASTDGGAGAVPGLLSEYRQIPALTHLRSLEVTADKVSGERVTEDGVFTVEAPKPAIVSVTEKANTPRFAVFKGIMAAKKKKIREVSIAEIGVDPANVGLAAAATRVTASNPKPAKTAGEMVTDEGDGGVKLVEFLVNNKLV
- a CDS encoding THUMP-like domain-containing protein, translating into MAFSVDDVAWLTSHPDAVVAASGLSFSAADTVRDTATLRDAYGDRARVLAELVTARRRGKVPADWLVCSDSAQQATPAAVAAVRARHLAAVAPGAVVFDATCSVGTELAHLADPAWGFGLVAGGDLDPARLAMAHHNLPEIPLVRADATRPAVRADVVVADPARRTARGRIRDPKDLIPPLPDLLEAWRTVRGPGGGPTGTAVKCAPGIDYSEWEGQVDIVSLAGSSGAGGGVKEACLYSPGLSVVDRRAVVVGQDRTVELTSADAESDAVAPVGRYILDPDGAVVRAGLVTQYAAALGWWRLDPHIAYLSGDTVPAPADMVPGQRVFEVVDTVPLKKLKAALAAATAGLSAAETGGRGATSLEILVRGADVDPDALRKKMRPVLTRGGGGSLTVVIARIGRSPVAVVTRQVHPRG
- a CDS encoding NUDIX hydrolase, whose amino-acid sequence is MADSADEKKPVTPRHSSTVMLLRDTLSGPEVYVQERASTMAFCAEMTVFPGGGVDSRDMPGDVDGDGQPSPEIRWQGQSTTWWAERLATTPEIARALVCAAVRETFEESGTLLAAHADGSPVTDTTPYLSQRADLEHHRLAFTDFMDQHDLTLRSDLLRPWANWVTPESQPIRYDTAFFVAAMPKGQQAHGDTREATSTGWFRPGTLLDGWRNRKINLMPPTWAQLRMLDTFRTVREVMEFAAGVKVDPVTEEPVDVPYMAEYYLLETRMYGYPERVFAPGMKFAVDPDDLPRHPYEG